One region of Diabrotica undecimpunctata isolate CICGRU chromosome 6, icDiaUnde3, whole genome shotgun sequence genomic DNA includes:
- the LOC140444536 gene encoding uncharacterized protein: protein MRVATWNIKSLNNRDQEIEKELTEYQIDIFALQETKRKGKGQTRLGEYLLIYSGVPKQERAKEGVAIMIKTKYKDQIKECQYISQRILLVKIRANGKIINTIGICAPDDCKPDSDKEEFYDELNELRINYTFFDHKIQHKYTFENTRGHRSMIDYVVTNRNIHHSEYGEYESNR from the coding sequence atgAGAGTGGCGACGTGGAACATAAAAAGCCTAAATAACCGAGATCAGGAAATAGAAAAAGAGTTGACAGAATATCAAATAGATATCTTCGCCCTACAGGAAACAAAGAGGAAAGGTAAAGGACAGACGCGGCTTGGAGAATATTTACTAATATATAGTGGGGTTCCGAAACAAGAAAGAGCAAAGGAAGGTGTAGCAATAAtgatcaaaacaaaatataaagatcaaattaaagagTGCCAGTACATATCTCAGAGAATACTTTTAGTAAAAATTAGAGCGAACGGTAAAATTATTAACACAATAGGGATATGTGCACCAGACGACTGCAAACCTGACAGTGATAAAGAAGAATTCTATGATGAGCTAAACGAACTAAGGATAAACTACACATTTTTTGATCATAAAATTCAACACAAATACACGTTTGAAAATACAAGAGGACATAGATCAATGATAGATTATGTGGTTacaaacagaaatattcaccATAGTGAATATGGTGAATATGAATCCAACAGATAG